A portion of the Calothrix sp. 336/3 genome contains these proteins:
- a CDS encoding EutN/CcmL family microcompartment protein, translating into MQIAKVRGTVVSTQKDPSLRGVKLLLLQLLDEEGRVLPEYEVAADSVGAGVDEWVLVSRGSVVRQILGNEQRPVDAAVVAIIDTVNVENRLIYSKKDQYR; encoded by the coding sequence ATGCAAATTGCTAAAGTTCGTGGCACAGTAGTCAGCACCCAAAAAGATCCAAGTCTCAGGGGTGTAAAGCTACTGTTGCTGCAATTATTGGATGAGGAAGGACGTGTCTTGCCAGAGTATGAAGTGGCAGCAGACAGCGTGGGTGCAGGAGTAGATGAGTGGGTACTTGTCAGTCGTGGCAGTGTAGTCCGTCAAATACTTGGCAACGAACAACGTCCTGTAGATGCGGCAGTAGTAGCGATTATAGATACAGTTAACGTTGAAAATCGCTTGATTTATAGCAAAAAAGACCAATATCGATGA
- a CDS encoding carbon dioxide-concentrating mechanism protein CcmK — protein MSIAVGMVETLGFPAVVEAADAMVKAARVTLVGYEKIGSGRVTVIVRGDVSEVQASVGAGVESVKRVNGGQVLSTHIIARPHENLEYVLPIRYTEDVEQFRENVNAIRPFGGRRP, from the coding sequence ATGTCAATTGCAGTGGGAATGGTAGAAACGTTGGGTTTTCCAGCTGTGGTAGAAGCAGCGGATGCAATGGTGAAAGCAGCCCGCGTCACCCTAGTGGGATATGAGAAAATTGGTAGCGGTCGCGTTACAGTTATCGTTCGTGGGGATGTCTCTGAAGTGCAAGCATCCGTTGGTGCTGGAGTAGAATCGGTAAAACGAGTTAATGGCGGACAAGTACTGTCAACACACATTATTGCTCGTCCCCATGAGAACCTCGAATATGTCCTGCCAATCCGTTATACAGAAGATGTAGAACAATTCCGGGAGAATGTAAACGCCATTCGTCCCTTTGGTGGTAGAAGACCATAA
- a CDS encoding carbon dioxide-concentrating mechanism protein CcmK, with protein sequence MPIAVGMIETKGFPAVVEAADAMVKAARVTLVGYEKIGSARVTVIVRGDVSEVQASVAAGIEAARRVNGGEVVSTHIIARPHENLEYVLPIRYTEAVEQFRT encoded by the coding sequence ATGCCAATTGCGGTTGGAATGATTGAAACTAAGGGTTTCCCTGCTGTAGTAGAAGCTGCTGACGCGATGGTAAAAGCAGCTCGTGTAACATTGGTGGGTTACGAGAAAATCGGTAGTGCCCGCGTGACAGTGATTGTTCGGGGAGACGTTTCCGAAGTTCAAGCGTCTGTGGCTGCGGGAATTGAAGCTGCAAGAAGAGTTAACGGTGGTGAGGTTGTATCAACCCATATCATCGCTCGTCCCCATGAGAACCTGGAATATGTGTTGCCAATTCGTTACACCGAAGCGGTAGAACAGTTCCGAACCTAG